A section of the Lujinxingia sediminis genome encodes:
- a CDS encoding MYXO-CTERM sorting domain-containing protein, translated as MMRSTTAAALVVFGLLLPAAASAETDISADGYCAVNTTHSAELECLTIAGNYTSDLYYNEICSRTLTLTNTCEVPISIVELDCENEACISETLEPGDELAVDLALSEPYAYGDESSLSRHFEVSTDTTDIGIEITIRNFYEEPEHPYEPPIDEGDTGEEPGGADTGDESDTGEELSGADTGDENDAGSGNEQTDPGEGSAGGCSTSGNTPGSALLTMAGALGLVILRRRP; from the coding sequence ATGATGCGTTCTACCACCGCCGCTGCTCTTGTCGTGTTTGGACTTCTTTTACCCGCCGCGGCCTCTGCCGAAACGGATATCTCCGCCGACGGTTATTGCGCTGTGAATACCACTCATTCCGCCGAGCTGGAGTGCCTGACCATCGCCGGCAACTACACCTCGGATCTCTATTACAATGAGATCTGCAGCCGCACCCTCACCCTCACCAACACCTGCGAGGTTCCTATCTCGATCGTGGAACTCGATTGCGAGAACGAGGCCTGCATCTCCGAAACTCTGGAGCCCGGCGACGAACTCGCAGTCGATCTCGCATTGTCAGAGCCCTACGCGTACGGCGACGAGAGCAGTCTGTCTCGCCATTTCGAGGTCAGCACGGATACCACCGACATCGGGATCGAGATCACCATCCGCAACTTCTATGAAGAGCCCGAACATCCCTACGAGCCCCCCATCGACGAGGGTGATACGGGTGAAGAGCCCGGCGGTGCCGACACAGGGGACGAGAGCGATACGGGTGAAGAGCTCAGCGGTGCCGACACAGGGGACGAGAACGACGCGGGCTCTGGCAACGAGCAAACCGACCCTGGTGAGGGCAGCGCGGGCGGCTGCTCGACCTCCGGCAACACTCCGGGCTCGGCGCTGCTGACGATGGCCGGTGCCCTTGGTCTGGTCATACTGCGCCGTCGGCCCTGA
- a CDS encoding flavodoxin domain-containing protein: MDIITRSALIYQAEVLEPRRIADAIATHLKEMGHRVELFTANAIPEDLELNGYDGVIFGSALDDGEYAPRIEALIGARHRELQHMPAAFFSVSLSNYDDAEALRAESLACIERLIIETDFNPAIFASFTAEPPVSIRGFIKQMGMEPLGRRMEGEIGFDIADEDDYDTVEGADVEAFVEGFLGQIAAMVGRPGESASRPSPPL; encoded by the coding sequence ATGGACATCATCACCCGAAGCGCTCTTATCTATCAGGCCGAGGTGCTCGAACCCCGGCGGATCGCCGACGCGATCGCGACCCACCTCAAGGAGATGGGGCACCGCGTCGAGCTTTTTACCGCCAACGCGATCCCCGAGGATCTGGAGCTCAACGGTTATGACGGCGTGATCTTCGGCAGCGCTCTCGATGATGGCGAGTATGCGCCCCGGATTGAGGCGTTGATTGGGGCTCGGCACCGGGAGCTTCAACATATGCCCGCCGCGTTCTTCAGTGTCAGTCTCAGCAACTATGATGACGCCGAGGCACTGCGCGCCGAGAGCCTGGCTTGCATCGAGCGGCTGATTATTGAGACGGATTTTAACCCGGCGATCTTCGCCTCGTTTACCGCCGAGCCGCCGGTCTCAATTCGGGGCTTTATCAAGCAGATGGGCATGGAGCCACTCGGGCGGCGGATGGAAGGTGAGATCGGCTTCGATATTGCCGATGAGGACGACTACGACACCGTGGAGGGGGCCGATGTGGAGGCCTTCGTCGAGGGCTTTCTGGGGCAGATCGCGGCGATGGTAGGCCGACCGGGGGAGTCGGCCTCACGTCCCTCGCCACCGCTCTAA
- a CDS encoding protein kinase domain-containing protein: protein MRGTTGKCPGCDSSGEVAAPCEERGCSKRGLHFISNTHWEQAHRGAAEQPDPVIGQMVGDFLVVGTLGSGGFGRVYLAFQSPLLRLKGALKLINVDTDDPEFSRVLLQKFQSEAEVLAHLSHPNIVRLLKYGIHAGRPYLVMEFIDGSRTLRDEIHARTQDGRGFSAEEILAITNQLLNGLGAAHQDSIVHRDIKPENIMIQAVVGNPLYVRLLDFGLAKFVEHKSDTRWHLGSPNYMAPEQISRKNLGPWTDLYAVSVMLFEFLSGRRPFPGASEQEVLIKKIKEEFDPLDEIADLNVPEVTRAFLARGLARDPQKRFQDVEALRRAMHPAVEALSGQLGPRGTLLPGRTAHLGSQDLLDLKTVRGEADAGLLARSGDAKPTSRVTPDDLATRRVPGAEELASEVAADSGNDVAVADADVSDDVDVITAHKHQSEHENEPVFENEIENEPVIENENENEYEYENEPVFENEIENENENENENENENENEHEHENEHEHEHEYEPEHEHEHENENEHENEPTTPSSRKPAAFLLGALLLTLAGVGIADVYGPGVLPAPFSLKALLGGGASSEALAETSLGPDDEISSADSDAGALSIAPLIANASHAVEAALSAAADGLPGEAIAAEPPRHVQQMALGKFHSCILLREGQVRCWGANFDAELGLGHRERVGDDEPASEAGFVALGEPAIAIAAAGDYNASFTCALLESRDLRCWGSNHFGQLGLGRDVRRIGEDPLPLAIEPIAMGGPVKAVTVGAMQYATHACALLEDGALKCWGNNRYGQLGLGHTHHLGKAEVPANINPVNVGADVLDISAGKFHTCALLEGGQLKCWGRNQAGQLGQGHTDNIGDNEHPADIKPIDVGDEVLAVSAGRSHTCALLPEGRARCWGWNEHGQLGYGHTDTIGNDEPPATAGDIDAGGTVLQIDAGGLHTCALLEGGRVRCWGDNRFGQLGYGHRRSVGTEAPPSWATDVYLGGKAVAIEASNYHTCALLEDDTMRCWGFNDFGQLGYGHTDLIGDDEAPAIAGPVPAYTLDTPDE from the coding sequence ATGCGTGGTACTACGGGAAAGTGTCCCGGCTGTGATAGCAGCGGGGAGGTCGCCGCGCCCTGTGAGGAGCGCGGATGCAGCAAACGCGGGCTGCACTTTATCTCCAACACCCACTGGGAGCAGGCCCACCGTGGTGCGGCCGAGCAGCCCGACCCGGTGATCGGGCAGATGGTCGGCGATTTTCTGGTCGTGGGCACCCTGGGTTCGGGAGGTTTCGGACGGGTGTATCTGGCGTTCCAGTCGCCGCTTTTAAGGCTTAAGGGGGCGCTCAAGCTCATCAACGTCGATACCGACGATCCCGAATTCTCCCGGGTGCTCCTCCAGAAATTCCAGAGCGAAGCGGAGGTGCTCGCGCACTTAAGTCACCCCAATATCGTGCGCCTGCTCAAGTACGGCATTCACGCCGGGCGCCCCTATCTGGTGATGGAGTTTATTGACGGTAGCCGCACCCTTCGCGATGAAATCCACGCCCGCACCCAGGACGGCCGCGGCTTCAGCGCTGAAGAGATTCTTGCCATCACCAACCAGCTCCTCAACGGGCTGGGCGCCGCCCACCAGGACAGCATCGTCCACCGCGACATCAAGCCCGAAAACATCATGATTCAGGCCGTCGTGGGCAACCCCCTCTACGTGCGCCTGCTGGACTTCGGGCTGGCCAAATTCGTCGAACACAAGAGTGACACCCGCTGGCACCTGGGCTCGCCGAATTACATGGCGCCCGAGCAGATCTCGCGCAAGAATCTGGGGCCCTGGACCGATCTTTACGCCGTCAGCGTGATGCTCTTTGAGTTCCTGAGCGGCCGCCGCCCCTTCCCCGGCGCCTCCGAGCAGGAGGTGCTGATTAAGAAGATCAAAGAGGAGTTTGATCCCCTTGATGAGATCGCCGATCTGAACGTCCCGGAGGTCACCCGCGCCTTTCTGGCCCGCGGGCTGGCGCGCGATCCTCAAAAGCGTTTTCAGGACGTTGAAGCGCTGCGCCGGGCGATGCACCCGGCCGTCGAAGCGCTCTCCGGCCAGCTCGGCCCCCGGGGCACCCTGCTGCCCGGGCGGACCGCGCACCTTGGCTCGCAAGATCTCCTCGACCTGAAGACGGTGCGCGGGGAGGCTGACGCCGGGCTTCTTGCCCGCTCCGGCGACGCAAAACCCACCTCGCGCGTCACCCCCGACGACCTCGCCACGCGCCGCGTCCCCGGCGCTGAAGAACTCGCCAGCGAAGTCGCTGCCGATAGCGGCAACGATGTCGCCGTCGCTGATGCCGACGTCTCCGACGACGTCGACGTCATCACAGCACACAAGCACCAGAGCGAGCACGAGAACGAGCCCGTGTTCGAGAACGAGATCGAGAACGAGCCCGTGATCGAGAACGAGAACGAGAACGAGTACGAGTACGAGAACGAGCCCGTGTTCGAGAACGAGATCGAGAACGAGAACGAGAACGAGAACGAGAACGAGAACGAGAACGAGAACGAGCACGAGCACGAGAACGAGCACGAGCACGAGCACGAGTACGAGCCCGAGCACGAGCACGAGCACGAGAACGAGAACGAGCACGAGAACGAACCCACCACACCCTCCTCCCGAAAGCCCGCCGCGTTTCTTCTGGGTGCGCTGCTACTCACTCTGGCTGGCGTGGGCATCGCCGACGTTTACGGCCCCGGCGTTCTTCCGGCGCCCTTTTCCCTGAAAGCCCTCCTCGGCGGTGGGGCTTCCTCGGAGGCGCTGGCCGAGACGTCCCTCGGACCCGACGACGAGATTTCGAGCGCGGATTCAGACGCCGGCGCCCTCTCGATCGCCCCGCTTATTGCGAACGCGAGCCACGCCGTCGAAGCTGCCCTGAGCGCTGCCGCCGACGGTCTTCCTGGCGAGGCGATCGCCGCCGAGCCCCCGCGCCACGTGCAGCAGATGGCGCTCGGCAAGTTCCACTCCTGCATTCTTCTGCGCGAGGGCCAGGTGCGCTGCTGGGGGGCAAACTTCGACGCCGAGCTGGGCCTGGGCCACCGCGAGCGCGTCGGCGACGACGAACCGGCCTCGGAGGCCGGGTTTGTGGCGCTGGGAGAGCCGGCCATCGCGATCGCAGCCGCCGGCGACTACAACGCGTCGTTTACCTGCGCGCTCCTGGAGAGCCGCGACCTGCGCTGCTGGGGAAGCAACCACTTCGGCCAGCTCGGGCTTGGCCGCGACGTGCGCCGCATCGGCGAAGACCCCCTCCCCCTCGCCATTGAGCCCATCGCGATGGGCGGGCCGGTCAAAGCGGTGACCGTCGGTGCGATGCAATACGCCACGCACGCCTGCGCGCTGCTCGAAGATGGCGCGCTCAAGTGCTGGGGCAACAACCGCTACGGCCAGCTCGGGCTTGGCCACACCCACCACCTGGGCAAGGCGGAGGTTCCGGCCAACATCAACCCGGTCAACGTCGGCGCCGACGTCCTCGATATCAGCGCCGGGAAGTTCCACACCTGCGCGCTCCTGGAGGGCGGCCAGCTGAAGTGCTGGGGCCGAAACCAGGCCGGTCAGCTGGGGCAGGGCCACACCGATAACATCGGCGACAACGAGCACCCCGCCGACATCAAGCCCATTGATGTGGGCGATGAGGTTTTGGCCGTCTCCGCCGGCCGCAGCCACACCTGCGCGCTCCTCCCTGAGGGACGCGCCCGCTGCTGGGGCTGGAACGAGCACGGCCAGCTCGGCTACGGCCACACCGACACCATCGGCAACGACGAGCCCCCGGCCACCGCCGGCGACATCGACGCCGGTGGCACCGTGTTGCAGATCGACGCCGGCGGCCTGCACACCTGCGCGCTCTTAGAGGGCGGCCGCGTGCGCTGCTGGGGCGACAACCGCTTTGGCCAACTCGGTTACGGGCATCGCCGCTCCGTCGGCACCGAGGCGCCCCCCTCCTGGGCCACCGACGTCTATCTGGGCGGAAAAGCCGTGGCCATCGAGGCCTCCAACTACCACACCTGCGCGCTGCTCGAAGACGACACGATGCGCTGCTGGGGTTTTAACGATTTTGGCCAGCTCGGCTACGGCCACACCGATCTCATTGGCGATGACGAGGCACCCGCCATCGCCGGTCCGGTCCCGGCCTACACCCTCGACACACCCGACGAATAA
- a CDS encoding ATP-binding cassette domain-containing protein → MTSTQVSVRLERVTFSYSRAIHTLFRGLDLHLEAGWHGLVGPNGAGKSTFMSLLGGALEPTEGRIVREFEGPVVCCEQRVEVSGALVDGAAQRWDKEAMRLKSRLDLDYEGWTRWETLSPGERKRWQIGAALMARPDLLLLDEPTNHLDAEGRAWLVEALRLHRGIGVVVSHDRELLDALCRATVWLEPGPGEVALTVYPAAYSAAFDMRALRIAGEVRARQKAEAVRDRLQRATIEAAERRQATERSLSSRSRMTSVRDNDARSMARKERALDASAKASREAGVVSRELAKADETLRELPIHKALGRALLVDFEPSPKDPLASLTGEELKAGERVLAGDLRLALGRREKIALTGPNGAGKSTLLRLMMRHLHVPEDRVLYLPQELTEARISASMDALKTLHPDELGELMNIVAALGTDPSKLLGGAPPSPGEARKIMLAQAFHQRVYALMLDEPTNHLDLPSIEGLEEALVAYPGALLLVSHDVRFRRRVTQTTWRIGEGRVEVEDRREDEE, encoded by the coding sequence ATGACTTCAACGCAGGTGTCGGTGCGCCTTGAGCGCGTCACTTTTTCGTATTCCCGCGCGATCCACACGCTCTTTCGGGGCCTGGATCTGCATCTGGAGGCCGGCTGGCACGGGCTTGTGGGCCCGAACGGCGCAGGGAAATCTACATTCATGAGCCTTCTGGGCGGTGCGCTGGAGCCGACCGAGGGTCGGATCGTGCGTGAGTTTGAGGGGCCGGTGGTGTGCTGTGAGCAGCGCGTGGAGGTGTCCGGAGCGCTGGTCGATGGGGCGGCGCAGCGCTGGGATAAAGAGGCGATGCGCCTGAAAAGCCGCCTTGATCTGGACTACGAGGGATGGACCCGCTGGGAGACGCTCTCACCCGGGGAGCGCAAGCGCTGGCAGATCGGTGCGGCGCTGATGGCCCGGCCCGATCTGCTGCTCCTCGATGAGCCCACCAACCACCTTGATGCCGAGGGGCGCGCCTGGCTGGTGGAGGCGTTGCGCCTGCACCGGGGGATCGGGGTGGTGGTCAGCCATGATCGCGAGCTTCTCGACGCGCTCTGCCGCGCCACGGTGTGGCTGGAACCGGGGCCTGGCGAGGTGGCGCTGACGGTCTATCCGGCGGCCTACAGCGCTGCTTTTGACATGAGAGCGTTGCGGATTGCCGGGGAGGTGCGGGCCCGCCAGAAAGCCGAAGCGGTGCGCGATCGTCTCCAGCGAGCGACGATCGAGGCGGCCGAGCGCCGCCAGGCCACCGAGCGTTCGCTCAGCTCCAGAAGCCGCATGACCTCGGTGCGTGATAACGACGCGCGCAGCATGGCGCGCAAGGAGCGCGCGCTCGACGCGTCTGCGAAGGCCAGTCGGGAGGCCGGCGTGGTGAGTCGCGAGCTCGCAAAGGCCGATGAAACGTTAAGGGAGCTTCCCATTCACAAAGCGTTGGGCCGCGCGTTGCTCGTGGACTTTGAGCCTTCGCCCAAAGATCCGCTGGCGAGCCTCACCGGCGAGGAGCTCAAGGCTGGCGAGCGGGTGCTGGCCGGCGATCTTCGTCTGGCGCTGGGACGACGCGAGAAGATCGCGTTGACCGGCCCCAACGGCGCGGGCAAATCGACGCTTCTACGCCTGATGATGCGCCACCTGCATGTGCCCGAAGATCGGGTGCTCTACCTGCCTCAAGAGCTGACCGAGGCTCGGATATCGGCCAGCATGGATGCGCTCAAAACACTGCATCCCGATGAGCTCGGCGAGCTCATGAACATCGTCGCGGCCCTGGGAACCGATCCCTCGAAGCTGCTCGGTGGTGCGCCTCCCAGCCCCGGGGAGGCACGCAAGATCATGCTGGCGCAGGCGTTTCATCAGCGCGTCTATGCGCTGATGCTCGATGAGCCGACGAACCATCTCGACCTGCCCTCGATCGAAGGCCTGGAGGAGGCGCTGGTCGCCTACCCCGGGGCGCTTCTGCTGGTGAGTCACGACGTGCGCTTTCGTCGGCGCGTCACACAGACGACCTGGCGTATCGGCGAGGGGCGCGTGGAGGTTGAGGATCGGAGGGAGGATGAGGAGTGA